The following coding sequences are from one Verrucosispora sp. WMMD573 window:
- a CDS encoding SGNH/GDSL hydrolase family protein: protein MTNLSAGTQVAVRVARTAAFSLLAGALGGAAVLAGEAVVARNRRYAQPELGLALRATVGRAGAPPLRLVLLGDSSALGVGVDRLGDTIGGQLAELLAEGPGGRQVHLSSVGVSGSCSTDLATQVARALLGERPDVAVVLVGANDVTSMRRPTEAAAYLGAAVHRLRQAGVEVVVGTCPDLGAVRAIASPLRQVVGWMGHRVARAQTGAVLDAGGTVVDLATETGPVFRADAGTFCHDGYHPSADGYRVWAHALLPAVAAAAAVTPHH from the coding sequence ATGACCAATCTGTCTGCCGGCACCCAGGTCGCCGTGCGGGTTGCCCGTACCGCCGCGTTTTCCCTCCTCGCGGGCGCACTCGGCGGGGCCGCGGTGCTCGCCGGCGAGGCCGTAGTGGCGCGCAACCGCCGCTACGCCCAGCCGGAACTCGGCCTGGCACTGCGGGCGACAGTCGGTCGGGCCGGTGCCCCACCGCTGCGCCTGGTGCTGCTCGGTGACTCCTCCGCCCTCGGCGTCGGGGTGGATCGGCTCGGCGACACCATCGGCGGGCAGTTGGCGGAGTTGCTCGCGGAGGGGCCGGGCGGCCGTCAGGTGCACCTGTCCAGCGTCGGTGTGTCCGGCTCGTGCTCGACCGACCTGGCTACCCAGGTGGCGCGGGCGCTGCTCGGCGAGCGGCCGGACGTGGCGGTCGTCCTGGTCGGGGCCAACGACGTCACCAGCATGCGCCGGCCCACCGAGGCCGCTGCCTATCTCGGCGCGGCCGTGCACCGGCTGCGTCAGGCCGGCGTCGAGGTCGTAGTCGGCACCTGCCCGGATCTCGGTGCCGTACGCGCGATCGCGTCGCCGCTGCGGCAGGTCGTCGGCTGGATGGGGCACCGCGTCGCCCGGGCACAGACCGGTGCGGTACTCGACGCCGGCGGGACGGTGGTGGACCTGGCCACCGAGACAGGCCCGGTGTTCCGGGCCGACGCCGGCACCTTCTGTCACGACGGCTACCACCCCTCCGCCGACGGTTACCGGGTCTGGGCCCACGCCCTGCTACCCGCGGTGGCCGCCGCCGCGGCCGTAACCCCACACCACTGA
- a CDS encoding SGNH/GDSL hydrolase family protein, with amino-acid sequence MGVAGSVVPDRPRWQRALRVARLAAIGTGATVAAAAATTGVLFGQARQARRTIPMAEAPPPRCDGVYGAKFTGPAITMVILGDSSAAGYGVHRRRETPGALLATGLSRRLQRPVRLHRFAVVGAISAGLRFQVEAALECEPEVAVILIGGNDVTNRTPPALAVRYLVEGVRALRAGGAEVIVGTCPDLGAIRPIQPPLRWLARRWSRQLAAAQTVAVVSAGGWTVSLGDLLGPRFTAEPGRMFAWDRFHPSAEGYAAAAAALLPTVLSALGHGAERRPSPTRLEGVRSLPKAAQEAARHPGTEVSGTQVRGSDGGPAGRWAQLRRRGFFGVGPTPQPARTVDLPAVEGFS; translated from the coding sequence ATGGGGGTCGCTGGTTCCGTCGTACCGGATCGTCCGCGCTGGCAGCGTGCCCTGCGGGTGGCCCGTCTCGCGGCCATCGGCACGGGGGCCACGGTGGCGGCCGCGGCGGCGACGACAGGTGTCCTCTTCGGTCAGGCGAGGCAGGCCCGGCGCACCATTCCGATGGCCGAGGCACCGCCACCACGCTGCGACGGGGTCTACGGCGCGAAATTCACCGGGCCCGCGATCACCATGGTCATTCTCGGTGACTCGTCGGCCGCCGGTTACGGGGTGCACCGACGCCGGGAGACGCCGGGCGCGTTGCTGGCCACCGGCCTGTCCCGGCGTCTGCAGCGTCCCGTCCGGTTGCACCGCTTCGCGGTGGTGGGCGCCATCTCCGCCGGCCTGCGGTTCCAGGTGGAGGCGGCCCTGGAGTGCGAGCCCGAGGTCGCGGTCATCCTCATCGGCGGCAACGACGTCACCAACCGCACCCCGCCGGCCCTGGCCGTACGGTATCTCGTCGAGGGGGTCCGGGCACTGCGCGCGGGCGGTGCGGAGGTGATCGTCGGGACCTGCCCGGACCTGGGCGCGATCCGACCCATCCAGCCACCGCTGCGCTGGTTGGCCCGCCGGTGGAGCCGGCAGCTCGCTGCCGCGCAGACGGTCGCGGTGGTGTCGGCCGGTGGTTGGACGGTCTCCCTCGGCGACCTACTCGGCCCCCGGTTCACCGCCGAGCCGGGGCGGATGTTCGCCTGGGACCGATTCCACCCCTCCGCCGAGGGCTACGCGGCGGCCGCCGCCGCCCTGTTGCCGACGGTGCTCTCGGCGCTGGGCCACGGTGCCGAACGCAGGCCTTCGCCAACACGGCTCGAAGGCGTACGGTCGTTGCCGAAGGCCGCGCAGGAGGCGGCTCGGCACCCCGGGACGGAGGTCAGCGGTACGCAGGTCCGGGGCAGCGACGGCGGTCCGGCGGGCCGTTGGGCGCAGCTGCGCCGGCGGGGATTCTTCGGTGTCGGTCCGACGCCGCAGCCAGCCCGCACCGTCGACTTACCCGCAGTGGAAGGATTCTCATGA
- a CDS encoding ribonuclease Z: protein MSMRELVVLGTASQAPTRTRNHNGYVLRWDDEVILFDPGEGSQRQLLHTGVTANDLTRICVTHFHGDHCLGLPGTIQRLSLDRVPHPVAVHFPAGGADYFARLRHASSFHETAELAVTPIESDGQRILLRHGTLEARRLWHPIETYGYRLVEPDGCRMLPERLAAYGITGPAVGELQRTGHLDLDGRRVTREQVSTPRPGQRFAFVMDTGLCDGVYALAEHADLLVIESTFLESEAALAAEVGHLTAGQAARVAAESGVRRLVLTHFSQRYADPARFADEARRHFDGDLVIAEDLTTIQVPPRRVPSVE from the coding sequence GTGTCAATGCGCGAGCTGGTGGTACTCGGCACGGCGAGCCAGGCACCCACCCGGACCCGCAACCACAACGGGTACGTGCTGCGGTGGGACGACGAGGTGATCCTCTTCGACCCCGGCGAGGGCAGCCAGCGGCAACTGCTGCACACCGGCGTCACCGCCAACGACCTGACCCGGATCTGCGTCACCCACTTCCACGGCGACCACTGCCTCGGCCTGCCCGGCACCATCCAGCGCCTGTCCCTGGACCGGGTGCCGCATCCGGTGGCGGTGCACTTCCCGGCCGGCGGCGCCGACTACTTCGCCCGGCTGCGGCACGCCAGTTCCTTCCACGAGACCGCCGAACTGGCCGTCACCCCGATCGAGTCGGACGGGCAACGAATCCTGCTGCGGCACGGGACGTTGGAGGCACGCCGGCTGTGGCACCCCATCGAGACGTACGGCTATCGGCTGGTGGAGCCCGACGGGTGCCGGATGCTGCCGGAGAGGCTGGCCGCGTACGGCATCACCGGGCCGGCGGTCGGTGAGCTGCAACGCACCGGCCACCTCGACCTCGACGGGCGGCGCGTCACCCGGGAGCAGGTGAGCACGCCACGGCCGGGGCAGCGGTTCGCCTTCGTGATGGACACCGGCCTCTGCGACGGGGTGTACGCGCTGGCCGAGCACGCCGACCTGCTGGTCATCGAGTCGACGTTCCTGGAGTCGGAGGCCGCGCTCGCCGCCGAGGTCGGGCATCTCACCGCCGGCCAGGCCGCGCGGGTGGCGGCCGAGTCAGGGGTACGCCGACTCGTGCTCACCCACTTCTCCCAGCGGTACGCCGACCCGGCCCGATTCGCCGACGAGGCCCGCCGGCACTTCGACGGGGATCTGGTGATCGCCGAGGATCTGACCACGATTCAGGTGCCACCCCGACGGGTACCCTCGGTCGAGTGA
- a CDS encoding YkvA family protein, which translates to MAKTLKRGAAFVALARAMTAGSRGGPSLGARIGALPRMIAATARGQYDGGLRLAMMTAATAYIVSPIDAVPEMFLAVFGLIDDAVMVTWLAGSVLAETERFLEWEARRSTVVPGHVVP; encoded by the coding sequence ATGGCTAAGACGTTGAAACGAGGTGCCGCCTTCGTGGCCTTGGCGCGGGCGATGACCGCCGGCTCCCGGGGAGGGCCGTCGCTCGGCGCCCGGATCGGGGCGCTGCCCAGGATGATCGCGGCCACCGCGCGGGGCCAGTACGACGGCGGGCTGCGGCTTGCCATGATGACCGCCGCCACGGCGTACATCGTCTCGCCGATCGACGCGGTGCCGGAAATGTTCCTCGCCGTGTTCGGGCTGATCGACGACGCGGTGATGGTCACCTGGCTGGCCGGTTCGGTGCTCGCCGAGACCGAGCGCTTCCTGGAGTGGGAGGCACGTCGCAGCACCGTGGTCCCCGGCCACGTGGTGCCCTGA
- a CDS encoding osmoprotectant NAGGN system M42 family peptidase, with protein sequence MTVRKTTPLPIDLDYLRQVLVELLDIPSPSGRTDHVQQYVGERLSALGIPSTLTRRGALSACLPGPRETGADRAIVVHTDTIGGMVKRLKENGRLELKPIGTHSARFAEGAHVRIFTDDLDRVVTGQVLPLKASGHRYNEGVDLQGFGWEQVEVRVDEPVEDIAGLRALGIDAGDFVAFLPNPTVTPSGYVKSRHLDDKAGVAAVLAALKAMVEAGVKPAVSAHLLVTVTEEIGHGASHGLDPDVAEIVSVDAAVVAPGQQSREHSATLAMGDGVGPFDYHLTRNLASIAREHDVDLVRDVFDYYRSDVAAAVEAGAHARVALLGFGVDATHGHERTHLEGLRHLAQLICLYLQSDLVFPEWDAEPEGDLADFPSLAVQPASADGPREGPIGIAQSA encoded by the coding sequence ATGACCGTACGCAAGACCACTCCGCTCCCCATCGACCTGGACTATCTCCGTCAGGTGCTGGTCGAGCTGCTCGACATACCGAGCCCGTCCGGGCGCACCGACCATGTGCAGCAGTACGTGGGCGAGCGCCTGTCGGCGCTCGGCATCCCGTCGACGCTAACCCGCCGGGGCGCGCTGAGCGCCTGCCTGCCCGGACCTCGCGAGACCGGCGCGGACCGGGCCATCGTGGTGCACACCGACACCATCGGCGGCATGGTCAAGCGGCTGAAGGAGAACGGCCGGCTGGAACTGAAGCCGATCGGTACGCACAGTGCCCGGTTCGCCGAGGGCGCCCACGTACGGATCTTCACCGACGACCTGGACCGGGTGGTCACCGGTCAGGTGCTGCCGCTCAAGGCCAGCGGGCACCGCTACAACGAGGGTGTCGACCTGCAGGGCTTCGGCTGGGAGCAGGTGGAGGTACGCGTCGACGAGCCGGTGGAGGACATCGCCGGGCTGCGGGCGCTCGGCATCGACGCGGGCGACTTCGTGGCGTTCCTGCCCAACCCGACGGTCACCCCAAGTGGGTACGTCAAGTCCCGCCATCTGGACGACAAGGCCGGGGTGGCCGCGGTGCTCGCCGCGCTGAAGGCGATGGTCGAGGCCGGGGTGAAGCCCGCCGTCAGCGCTCACCTGCTGGTCACCGTGACCGAGGAGATCGGCCACGGGGCGTCCCACGGCCTCGACCCCGACGTGGCCGAGATCGTCTCGGTGGACGCGGCGGTGGTCGCCCCCGGGCAGCAGTCCCGGGAGCACTCGGCCACCCTGGCGATGGGCGACGGCGTCGGGCCGTTCGACTACCACCTGACCCGCAACCTGGCGTCGATCGCCCGGGAACACGACGTGGATCTCGTCCGGGACGTCTTCGACTACTACCGCTCGGACGTGGCGGCGGCGGTGGAGGCGGGGGCACACGCCCGGGTGGCGCTGCTCGGCTTCGGCGTCGACGCCACCCACGGTCACGAGCGCACCCACCTGGAAGGGCTGCGTCACCTGGCCCAGCTGATCTGCCTCTACCTCCAGAGCGACCTGGTGTTTCCCGAATGGGACGCGGAGCCGGAGGGCGACCTGGCCGACTTCCCGTCGCTGGCGGTGCAGCCGGCCAGCGCGGACGGCCCCCGCGAGGGGCCGATAGGCATCGCCCAGAGCGCCTGA
- a CDS encoding cystathionine beta-synthase has protein sequence MQYYDNVVEMIGNTPLVRLRNVAEGIQATVLAKVEYLNPGGSVKDRIALRMVEDAEAAGILRPGGTIVEPTSGNTGVGLALVAQLRGYRCVFVCPDKVSQDKQDVLRAYGAEVVVCPTAVAPEDPRSYYNVSDRLAREIPGAWKPNQYANVANPRSHYETTGPELWQQTEGRITHFVAGVGTGGTISGIGRYLKEASNGTVKVIGADPEGSVYSGGTGRPYLVEGVGEDFWPETYDRNVADQIIEVSDKQSFDMTRRLAREEGLLVGGSCGMAAVAALEVARAAGPDDVIVVLLPDGGRGYLSKIFNDAWMARYGFLDASGSEPTVSEALAGKPGGLPELVHVHPTETVRDAIDYMREYGVSQLPVLKAEPPVVTGEVAGSIAEKDLLDALFTGQAHLHDTIERHMGPPLPMVGGGQPVSEAVNLLEKSDAALVLIDGKPKGVLTRQDLLAHLGAR, from the coding sequence GTGCAGTACTACGACAATGTCGTCGAAATGATCGGCAACACGCCGCTGGTACGGCTACGTAACGTCGCCGAGGGCATCCAGGCGACGGTGCTGGCGAAGGTGGAGTACCTCAACCCCGGCGGGTCGGTGAAGGACCGGATCGCGCTGCGCATGGTGGAGGACGCCGAGGCGGCGGGGATCCTCCGCCCGGGCGGCACCATCGTCGAGCCGACCAGCGGCAACACCGGCGTCGGGCTGGCCCTGGTGGCCCAGCTCAGGGGCTACCGCTGCGTGTTCGTCTGCCCCGACAAGGTCAGCCAGGACAAGCAGGACGTGCTGCGGGCGTACGGCGCCGAGGTGGTGGTCTGCCCGACCGCCGTCGCGCCGGAGGACCCGCGCTCGTACTACAACGTCTCCGACCGGCTGGCCCGGGAGATCCCCGGCGCGTGGAAGCCCAACCAGTACGCCAACGTGGCGAACCCGCGCTCGCACTACGAGACCACCGGCCCGGAGCTGTGGCAGCAGACCGAGGGCCGGATCACCCACTTCGTGGCCGGGGTGGGCACCGGCGGCACCATCTCCGGCATCGGGCGTTACCTGAAGGAGGCCTCCAACGGCACCGTCAAGGTGATCGGTGCCGACCCGGAGGGCTCGGTCTACTCCGGCGGGACCGGCCGCCCGTACCTGGTCGAGGGGGTCGGCGAGGACTTCTGGCCGGAGACGTACGACCGGAACGTGGCCGACCAGATCATCGAGGTCTCGGACAAGCAGTCCTTCGATATGACCCGGCGCCTGGCCCGCGAGGAGGGGCTGCTGGTCGGTGGCTCCTGCGGGATGGCGGCGGTCGCGGCGCTGGAGGTGGCGCGCGCCGCCGGTCCGGACGACGTGATCGTGGTGCTGCTGCCGGATGGCGGCCGGGGTTACCTGTCCAAGATCTTCAACGACGCCTGGATGGCCCGCTACGGCTTTCTCGACGCCTCCGGTTCCGAGCCCACGGTGTCCGAGGCCCTGGCCGGCAAGCCGGGCGGTCTGCCCGAACTGGTCCACGTGCACCCGACCGAGACGGTCCGCGACGCCATCGACTACATGCGCGAGTACGGCGTCTCGCAGTTGCCGGTGCTCAAGGCCGAGCCGCCGGTGGTGACCGGCGAGGTGGCCGGCTCGATCGCCGAGAAGGATCTGCTCGACGCGCTCTTCACCGGCCAGGCGCACCTGCACGACACCATCGAGCGGCACATGGGGCCGCCGCTGCCGATGGTCGGCGGTGGCCAGCCGGTCAGCGAGGCGGTGAACCTGCTGGAGAAGTCAGACGCCGCGCTGGTCCTGATCGACGGCAAACCCAAGGGCGTCCTCACCCGCCAGGACCTGCTCGCCCACCTCGGCGCCCGCTGA
- a CDS encoding GNAT family N-acetyltransferase produces MTVTLRPAGSTDLLPVGALHQRSRVAAYSSFLPAEALADPTPEAMGEYWVQRWTWERADHVMTVAERNGALAGFSYFGPDDAGDPATGLLNAIHLEPSERGRGVGRALMVDALTKMRTRGWRWAVLWVLRDNTHARLFYERGGWHPTGVTRDEMIGPAQTPQLRYERQL; encoded by the coding sequence GTGACCGTCACGCTGCGTCCGGCAGGATCCACTGATCTCCTGCCGGTGGGGGCCCTGCACCAACGTTCCCGGGTCGCCGCCTACTCCTCGTTCCTGCCGGCGGAGGCGCTGGCCGATCCGACCCCGGAGGCGATGGGCGAATACTGGGTGCAGCGATGGACCTGGGAGCGAGCCGACCATGTGATGACGGTGGCCGAGCGGAACGGTGCCCTGGCCGGCTTCAGCTACTTCGGCCCCGACGACGCGGGCGATCCGGCGACCGGGCTGCTCAACGCCATCCACCTGGAGCCGTCCGAGCGGGGTCGCGGCGTCGGCCGGGCCCTGATGGTCGACGCCCTGACCAAGATGCGGACGCGAGGCTGGCGCTGGGCGGTCCTCTGGGTGCTGCGCGACAACACCCACGCCCGCCTCTTCTACGAGCGCGGCGGCTGGCACCCCACCGGGGTGACCCGCGACGAGATGATCGGCCCCGCGCAAACCCCCCAACTGCGCTACGAGCGCCAACTCTGA
- a CDS encoding Bax inhibitor-1/YccA family protein produces the protein MKTSNPVLARLGQAAERERAAGYAPSGPYGQPGYPQQVPPQAGYPGAPGFPSAPPAVTPMSIDDVVVKTVTLLAIVGVAAAAAWALVPDALLGVAWIGAAIVGLVLGLIISFSRMANPALVVAYAVVEGVLVGAVSKFFESLYEGIVLQAVTATFGVFFVMAMLYKARVIRATPKFVKGMIAVMAGLFAVMLINLVLALFGVNTGLRDGSPLAIGFSIVCIVVASLSFVLSFKEVEDGVRMGLPQRYSWVAAFGILVSLIWLYIEMLRLLSYFQGDD, from the coding sequence GTGAAGACTTCGAACCCGGTGCTCGCCCGGCTCGGTCAGGCGGCCGAGCGGGAGCGGGCCGCCGGGTACGCCCCGTCCGGGCCGTACGGACAGCCCGGCTACCCCCAGCAGGTTCCGCCGCAGGCCGGCTACCCGGGCGCGCCCGGCTTTCCGTCGGCCCCGCCGGCGGTCACCCCCATGTCGATCGACGACGTGGTGGTCAAGACGGTCACTCTCCTGGCCATCGTCGGCGTCGCCGCCGCAGCGGCGTGGGCGCTGGTGCCCGACGCGCTGCTCGGCGTCGCCTGGATCGGCGCGGCCATCGTCGGCCTGGTGCTCGGCCTGATCATCTCGTTCTCGCGGATGGCGAACCCGGCGCTCGTCGTCGCGTACGCCGTCGTCGAGGGTGTCCTCGTCGGCGCGGTGAGCAAGTTCTTTGAATCGCTGTACGAAGGCATCGTGCTCCAGGCGGTGACCGCAACATTCGGTGTCTTCTTCGTGATGGCCATGCTCTACAAGGCGCGGGTCATCCGGGCGACGCCGAAGTTCGTCAAGGGCATGATCGCGGTGATGGCGGGCCTGTTCGCCGTCATGCTGATCAATTTGGTGCTGGCGCTCTTCGGCGTCAACACCGGCCTGCGGGACGGCAGCCCGCTGGCCATCGGCTTCAGCATCGTCTGCATCGTGGTCGCCTCGCTGAGCTTCGTGCTCAGCTTCAAGGAGGTCGAGGACGGTGTCCGGATGGGCCTGCCGCAGCGCTACTCCTGGGTGGCCGCGTTCGGCATCCTGGTCAGCCTGATCTGGCTCTACATCGAGATGCTGCGCCTGCTGAGCTACTTCCAGGGCGACGACTGA
- a CDS encoding acetyl-CoA C-acetyltransferase, whose product MPIESSRDAVIVATARSPIGRAHKGSLRDLRPDDLAATIVQAALAKVPQLDPRQIDDLYLGCGLPGGEQGFNMARVVAVLMGLDGLPGATLTRYCASSLQTTRMAMHAIRAGEGDVFISAGVEMVSRYARGSSDGLPPEAQALLGGGWENPRFASARERSQARAEAGAPVWTDPREKDALPDVYLAMGQTAENLAQVYDVSRADMDAFGVRSQNLAEKAIADGFWAREITPVTTPDGTVVSTDDGPRAGVSLAAVSELKPVFRPDGRITAGNCCPLNDGSAAVVVMSAQRAEELGITPLARIVSTGVTALSPEIMGLGPVEASRQALARAGMTIDDVDLVEINEAFAAQVIPSYRQLGIPEEKLNVMGGAIAVGHPFGMTGARITGTLLNALQWHDKTIGLETMCVGGGQGMAMVIERLS is encoded by the coding sequence ATGCCGATTGAGTCGTCCCGCGACGCCGTCATCGTCGCCACCGCCCGCTCCCCCATCGGCCGGGCCCACAAGGGGTCCCTACGTGATCTCCGCCCGGACGATCTGGCCGCCACCATCGTGCAGGCGGCCCTGGCCAAGGTGCCGCAACTCGACCCGCGACAGATTGACGACCTTTATCTCGGGTGCGGCCTGCCCGGCGGCGAGCAGGGTTTCAACATGGCTCGCGTGGTCGCCGTGCTGATGGGCCTCGACGGCCTACCCGGCGCGACCCTCACCCGCTACTGCGCATCCTCGCTGCAGACGACGCGGATGGCCATGCACGCGATCCGGGCCGGTGAGGGCGACGTCTTCATCTCCGCCGGCGTCGAAATGGTCTCCCGTTACGCACGTGGCAGCTCCGACGGCCTGCCGCCCGAGGCTCAGGCCCTGCTCGGCGGCGGCTGGGAGAACCCGCGCTTCGCGTCGGCCCGCGAACGCTCCCAGGCTCGTGCCGAGGCGGGCGCGCCGGTCTGGACCGACCCGCGTGAGAAGGACGCGCTACCCGACGTCTACCTGGCCATGGGGCAGACCGCCGAGAATCTCGCGCAGGTGTACGACGTCAGCCGCGCCGACATGGACGCCTTCGGCGTACGCAGCCAGAACCTGGCCGAGAAGGCGATCGCCGACGGCTTCTGGGCCCGTGAGATCACCCCGGTCACCACGCCCGACGGCACGGTGGTCAGCACTGACGACGGCCCCCGAGCCGGGGTCTCCCTGGCGGCGGTCTCCGAGCTGAAGCCGGTCTTCCGACCGGACGGCCGGATCACCGCCGGTAACTGCTGCCCGCTCAACGACGGGTCCGCCGCCGTGGTCGTGATGAGCGCCCAGCGGGCCGAGGAACTGGGTATCACTCCGCTGGCCCGGATCGTCTCCACAGGTGTCACCGCGCTGTCACCCGAGATCATGGGCCTCGGCCCGGTGGAAGCGAGCAGGCAGGCACTCGCACGCGCCGGTATGACCATCGACGACGTCGACCTGGTCGAGATCAACGAGGCGTTCGCCGCCCAGGTGATCCCGTCGTACCGCCAGCTCGGCATCCCGGAGGAGAAGCTGAACGTGATGGGCGGCGCGATCGCCGTCGGCCACCCGTTCGGGATGACCGGTGCCCGGATCACCGGCACGCTGCTCAACGCCCTGCAGTGGCACGACAAGACCATCGGCCTGGAGACCATGTGCGTCGGCGGAGGGCAGGGCATGGCGATGGTCATCGAGCGCCTGAGCTGA
- the ngg gene encoding N-acetylglutaminylglutamine synthetase yields MTDTLATGVARTDRGRGTGRRYERVGPGGDPIATGGADPTTDERPSTGADVIVDCGWGRLVFGQTFADQSAVADVLRSEAAGARDICIYLRDPHVLVSRLPDELFIDPSLTFRLPLGGDRRGPRPGAGTTEEAGSAETPAPLDGRNELPGVRIRRLRDAADADAVNRIYAANGMVTAPVDVLVDNAATDRFLHLVAEAVTGEIVGTITGIDHVAVFDDPDNGASLWCLTVDFNQAPPGTGQALITELASRLVARGRAYVDLSVLAENAGAIRLYERLGFYRTATLCVKRKNPINERLFLPAMPVGYDGLNPYARIVADEAMRRGIRVEVTDPEWGELRLTSGGRTILTRESLSELTSAVAMSRCDDKRVTRRILTEAGLSVPRGRTATGDGADAEFLAEVGQVVVKPARGEQGNGITVGVRTSEALAAAVELAARFCPEVLLEELCTGEDLRVVMIDHEVVAAAVRRPASITGDGVHDIAELIERQSRRRAAATGGESRIPLDDMTRDVVTEAGYGLHDVLPEGQVLAVRRTANLHTGGTIHDVTGELHPVIAEACVAASRAIDIPVTGLDLLVPAPDQPEHVFIEANERPGLANHEPQPTAERFVDLLFPGTRAPQKLWTPAGAAPSGA; encoded by the coding sequence GTGACCGACACCCTGGCCACCGGCGTCGCCCGGACAGACCGGGGCCGCGGCACGGGCAGACGGTACGAGCGGGTCGGGCCGGGCGGTGATCCGATCGCTACCGGCGGCGCCGACCCGACCACCGACGAACGCCCGAGCACCGGTGCGGATGTCATCGTCGACTGCGGTTGGGGGCGGCTGGTCTTCGGTCAGACGTTCGCCGACCAGTCCGCGGTCGCCGACGTGCTGCGTTCCGAGGCGGCCGGTGCCCGGGACATCTGCATCTACCTGCGGGATCCGCACGTGCTGGTCTCCCGGCTGCCCGACGAGTTGTTCATCGACCCGTCGCTGACCTTCCGGTTGCCGCTCGGCGGGGACCGTCGCGGGCCCCGTCCCGGCGCCGGTACCACCGAGGAGGCCGGCAGCGCCGAGACGCCGGCACCGCTCGACGGCCGCAACGAGCTGCCCGGGGTACGCATCCGTCGGTTGCGTGACGCCGCCGACGCCGATGCGGTCAACCGGATCTACGCCGCCAACGGCATGGTCACTGCCCCGGTCGACGTGCTTGTCGACAACGCCGCCACCGACCGGTTCCTGCACCTGGTGGCCGAGGCGGTCACCGGCGAGATCGTCGGCACCATCACCGGCATCGACCACGTGGCGGTCTTCGACGACCCGGACAACGGCGCCAGCCTGTGGTGCCTGACCGTCGACTTCAACCAGGCCCCGCCCGGCACCGGGCAGGCACTGATCACCGAGCTGGCCAGCCGGCTGGTCGCCCGGGGTCGCGCGTACGTCGACCTGTCCGTGCTCGCCGAGAACGCCGGTGCCATCCGGCTCTACGAGCGACTCGGCTTCTACCGCACCGCCACGCTCTGCGTGAAGCGGAAGAACCCGATCAACGAGCGGTTGTTCCTGCCGGCCATGCCGGTCGGCTACGACGGGCTCAACCCGTACGCGCGGATCGTCGCCGACGAGGCGATGCGGCGGGGCATCCGGGTGGAGGTGACCGACCCGGAGTGGGGCGAGCTGCGACTGACCAGCGGCGGCCGGACCATCCTCACCCGGGAGTCGCTGTCCGAGCTGACCTCGGCGGTGGCGATGAGCCGCTGCGACGACAAGCGGGTCACCCGCCGGATCCTGACCGAGGCCGGTCTGTCGGTGCCGCGCGGACGCACCGCCACCGGCGACGGCGCCGACGCGGAGTTCCTGGCCGAGGTGGGCCAGGTGGTGGTCAAGCCGGCGCGGGGCGAGCAGGGCAACGGCATCACCGTCGGGGTACGCACCAGCGAGGCGCTGGCCGCGGCCGTCGAACTGGCCGCCCGGTTCTGTCCGGAGGTGCTGCTTGAGGAGCTGTGCACCGGTGAGGACCTGCGGGTCGTCATGATCGATCACGAGGTGGTGGCCGCCGCCGTACGCCGGCCCGCCTCGATCACCGGCGACGGCGTGCACGACATCGCCGAGCTGATCGAGCGGCAGAGTCGTCGCCGGGCCGCCGCCACCGGTGGCGAGTCCCGCATCCCGCTCGACGACATGACCCGGGACGTGGTCACCGAGGCCGGATACGGGCTGCACGACGTGCTGCCGGAGGGGCAGGTGCTGGCGGTGCGACGCACCGCGAACCTGCACACCGGCGGCACCATCCACGACGTCACCGGAGAGCTGCACCCGGTGATCGCCGAGGCGTGCGTCGCCGCCAGTCGCGCCATCGACATCCCGGTCACCGGGCTCGACCTGCTGGTGCCGGCGCCGGACCAACCCGAGCACGTCTTCATCGAGGCCAACGAACGGCCCGGGCTGGCCAACCACGAGCCGCAGCCCACCGCCGAACGCTTCGTGGATCTGCTCTTTCCCGGGACTCGGGCACCGCAGAAGCTGTGGACGCCGGCGGGTGCGGCACCATCTGGGGCATGA